In Hamadaea flava, a genomic segment contains:
- a CDS encoding M16 family metallopeptidase has product MPSSVLLGGTATSRRNRQPVTVPSSAFLDGTVRRTVLPSGLRILTEDVPAMRSVSFGIWVNVGSRDEAEGEGGASHFLEHLLFKGTARRTALDISAAIEAVGGETNAFTTKEYTCYYARVLDADLPLAIDVMCDAVASSVLAEPDVETERGVILEEIAMTEDEPSDEVHDLHAELIYGEHPLAKLISGTVASITPMSRDGIHEFYRSRYSAPVMVVAAAGRLDHDQVVEQVVAALAGTPLDTGSASPVGPRPMETPVLYAEPKAVTRRKDTEQAHLVLGGPGIGRRDDRRFAVGVLNNVLGGGMSSRLFQEIREKRGLAYSVYSYTSQYAETGTFGVYAGCAPGKVDEVLEIVRDQLARAAGEEITEEELRRGKGMLKGALVLGLEDTGSRMTRLAKGELLYGDLLDVDDLLRRIEAVTIADVTEVAHAVLTGPEYLAMIGPH; this is encoded by the coding sequence GTGCCGTCCAGCGTCCTGCTGGGCGGCACGGCCACTAGTCGCCGCAATAGGCAACCGGTAACCGTGCCGTCCAGCGCTTTTCTGGACGGCACGGTCCGTAGGACGGTTCTGCCCAGTGGGCTGCGCATCCTCACCGAAGACGTGCCCGCCATGCGCAGCGTGTCGTTCGGGATCTGGGTCAACGTCGGCTCCCGGGACGAGGCCGAGGGCGAAGGCGGCGCCTCGCACTTCCTCGAGCACCTGCTCTTCAAGGGCACGGCGCGGCGTACCGCGCTGGACATCTCGGCCGCCATCGAGGCGGTCGGCGGCGAGACCAATGCCTTCACCACGAAGGAATACACCTGCTACTACGCGCGGGTGCTCGACGCCGATCTGCCGCTGGCCATCGACGTCATGTGCGACGCGGTCGCCAGTTCGGTGCTCGCCGAGCCCGATGTGGAGACCGAACGCGGGGTCATCCTCGAAGAGATCGCCATGACCGAGGACGAGCCCTCGGATGAGGTGCACGACCTGCACGCGGAACTGATCTACGGTGAGCATCCGCTGGCCAAGCTCATCTCGGGGACGGTCGCGTCGATCACGCCGATGAGCCGGGACGGCATCCACGAGTTCTACCGCTCGCGGTACTCCGCCCCCGTCATGGTGGTCGCGGCGGCCGGTCGGCTCGATCACGATCAGGTCGTGGAGCAGGTCGTCGCGGCGCTCGCGGGCACGCCGCTGGACACCGGTTCCGCGTCGCCCGTCGGTCCGCGGCCCATGGAGACGCCCGTCTTGTACGCCGAGCCGAAGGCGGTCACCCGCCGGAAGGACACCGAACAGGCGCACCTCGTCCTGGGCGGGCCGGGGATCGGCCGGCGGGACGATCGGCGCTTTGCGGTGGGCGTGTTGAACAACGTGCTCGGCGGCGGCATGTCGAGTCGGCTGTTCCAGGAGATCCGGGAGAAGCGCGGACTGGCGTACTCGGTCTACTCCTACACCTCGCAGTACGCCGAGACCGGCACCTTCGGCGTGTACGCCGGATGCGCGCCGGGCAAGGTGGACGAGGTGCTGGAGATCGTCCGGGATCAGCTGGCCCGGGCGGCCGGTGAGGAGATCACCGAGGAGGAGTTGCGCCGGGGCAAGGGGATGCTCAAGGGCGCCCTGGTCCTGGGCCTGGAGGACACCGGGTCGCGGATGACCCGGCTGGCCAAGGGCGAGCTGCTCTATGGGGATCTGCTCGATGTGGACGATCTGCTGCGGCGGATCGAGGCGGTCACGATCGCCGATGTCACGGAGGTCGCCCACGCCGTGCTGACCGGCCCGGAGTACTTGGCGATGATCGGCCCCCACTGA